In the genome of Pseudomonas sp. HS6, one region contains:
- a CDS encoding lysis system i-spanin subunit Rz, whose amino-acid sequence MPAFSLNTWRLIGVVLLAAGAAALAWQFQDWRYGRQLAEQARLHAETLNQMTLVAATAQQAEQDKRLALEQRLAASEQTHYRALSDAQRDQDRLRDRLATADLRLSVLIDAGDAAQGCGVPAASGAGGVDHATVRARLDPAHAQRIVAITGEGDRGLIALQACQAYIRALAPAHFE is encoded by the coding sequence ATGCCTGCCTTCAGTCTGAATACCTGGCGGCTGATTGGCGTAGTGTTGCTGGCTGCGGGGGCAGCGGCGCTGGCCTGGCAGTTTCAGGACTGGCGCTACGGCCGACAACTGGCCGAGCAGGCCCGGCTGCACGCTGAAACCCTCAACCAAATGACCCTGGTGGCCGCCACTGCGCAACAGGCCGAGCAGGACAAGCGTCTGGCCCTGGAGCAACGGCTCGCGGCCAGTGAACAAACCCACTATCGAGCACTCAGCGATGCCCAACGTGATCAGGATCGCCTGCGCGATCGCCTTGCCACTGCTGATCTGCGCCTGTCAGTCCTCATCGATGCAGGCGACGCCGCCCAAGGCTGCGGTGTGCCAGCCGCCTCCGGCGCCGGCGGCGTGGATCATGCAACCGTACGCGCCCGACTTGACCCGGCGCATGCTCAACGAATTGTCGCCATCACCGGCGAAGGCGACCGCGGACTGATTGCCCTCCAAGCCTGTCAGGCCTATATCAGAGCGCTGGCGCCTGCACATTTTGAATGA
- a CDS encoding glycoside hydrolase family 19 protein — translation MQITEDNLLNIMPNARRQAGVFVSPLNDAMARHRIDAPKRIAAFLAQIGHESGQLQYVRELGNNQYLSKYDTGTLALRLGNTPEADGDGQKYRGRGLIQITGRTSYRQCSLGLFGDERLLALPELLEQPQWAAESAAWFWEQNGLNALADRDEFNSITRRINGGLNGLQDRLELWGRARAVLCLPSV, via the coding sequence ATGCAAATTACTGAAGACAACTTACTCAACATCATGCCCAACGCCCGCCGACAAGCGGGCGTTTTTGTTTCACCGCTAAACGATGCCATGGCTCGCCATCGCATAGACGCGCCCAAGCGTATCGCCGCGTTTCTCGCTCAGATCGGACATGAGTCCGGCCAATTGCAGTACGTGCGTGAGTTGGGCAACAACCAGTACCTGAGCAAGTACGACACCGGTACGCTGGCCTTGCGTCTGGGCAATACACCGGAAGCCGATGGCGACGGGCAGAAGTATCGCGGCCGCGGGCTGATCCAGATCACCGGTCGCACCAGCTATCGCCAGTGCAGCCTCGGGCTGTTCGGCGATGAACGACTGCTGGCGTTGCCGGAGTTGCTGGAACAACCGCAATGGGCGGCTGAGTCTGCCGCGTGGTTCTGGGAACAGAACGGCCTGAACGCACTGGCCGACCGTGATGAGTTCAACAGCATCACCCGGCGTATCAACGGCGGGTTGAACGGTTTGCAGGATCGGCTTGAGCTTTGGGGACGGGCGAGGGCGGTGCTATGCCTGCCTTCAGTCTGA
- a CDS encoding carbohydrate-binding protein CenC: MDYPKSVPGSGLVDGRFVDEDAIAGTPGSLIPASWGNSVTQEILGAITAAGLKPDEQQTDQLAQAIRQLAKPDPLQQFPVQVYRRNVLINGGFDIWQRGPTNLGPNIGGYVADRFRCDWNGSAGVAISQQGFAPGQTEVADEPQFFLRWQQTQVGAGATIHRISQAIESVRTLAGKTATVTFWARSDAARQLRVSVTQNFGTAGSESVEKTVDVFQLGTSWKKYSASFRLPGIAGKMLGANNFVRLAFDLPLNVLQTVDLAQIQMEEGPVSTPFEYRPVAEELMLCQRYFEKSFATWLPVRANNGSNTCISTFTQAAPANSGQFAMTTGMLVQKRVLPTVVMYCPGNTSNQVWNQAVGPCTGSVLQGLTERAISFATVTPVGSLPGQTLQIEWTADAEL; this comes from the coding sequence ATGGACTACCCAAAAAGTGTTCCGGGGTCAGGTTTGGTCGACGGCAGATTCGTCGACGAAGACGCGATCGCCGGCACCCCTGGATCGCTGATTCCTGCGAGCTGGGGCAACAGCGTTACTCAGGAAATTCTCGGCGCGATTACCGCCGCCGGTCTTAAGCCTGACGAGCAGCAGACCGATCAATTGGCGCAGGCGATTCGTCAATTGGCGAAGCCCGATCCGCTGCAACAATTTCCGGTGCAGGTGTATCGCCGGAACGTACTGATCAATGGCGGGTTTGATATCTGGCAACGCGGTCCAACCAACCTCGGGCCAAACATTGGCGGCTATGTGGCTGATCGCTTTCGCTGCGACTGGAATGGCAGTGCAGGAGTCGCCATATCTCAGCAGGGTTTTGCACCCGGTCAAACTGAAGTTGCCGATGAACCGCAGTTTTTTCTGCGTTGGCAGCAGACTCAGGTGGGAGCTGGAGCCACGATCCACAGAATCTCCCAGGCTATCGAATCGGTACGAACCCTGGCAGGCAAAACCGCTACCGTAACATTCTGGGCGCGGTCCGATGCGGCACGGCAGCTGAGAGTGTCGGTCACTCAGAACTTCGGTACCGCAGGTTCCGAGTCTGTTGAAAAAACGGTCGATGTCTTTCAACTGGGCACGTCGTGGAAGAAGTACAGCGCGTCATTTCGCCTGCCAGGTATTGCCGGGAAGATGCTGGGGGCCAACAACTTCGTGAGGCTTGCGTTCGACTTGCCATTGAATGTTTTGCAGACCGTGGATCTGGCGCAGATCCAAATGGAGGAGGGGCCGGTATCCACACCTTTCGAGTATCGTCCAGTGGCTGAAGAGTTGATGCTTTGCCAGCGTTACTTCGAGAAGTCCTTTGCCACTTGGTTACCGGTCCGGGCGAACAATGGCTCCAACACCTGCATTTCAACGTTCACGCAAGCGGCGCCTGCTAATAGCGGTCAGTTCGCGATGACGACAGGCATGTTGGTGCAAAAGAGGGTGTTACCTACCGTCGTCATGTATTGCCCTGGCAATACCAGCAATCAAGTATGGAATCAGGCCGTGGGGCCATGTACCGGCAGTGTTCTGCAGGGATTGACGGAGCGCGCCATTTCGTTTGCCACCGTTACTCCGGTCGGCAGCTTGCCCGGCCAGACCTTGCAGATCGAATGGACTGCCGACGCTGAACTTTAG
- a CDS encoding phage tail assembly chaperone, whose translation MTIYFYAQTRGFHLVDSPYPEPPEGAVEITRAQYAELFAGQATGKVISASASGQPVLIDPVISPEVAVSHERAWRNAVLRDTQWLVWRDAEELEVGEGTTLRTEEFKQLLAYRQALRDWPDDPEFPDARARPVEPDWLEGLLRANN comes from the coding sequence ATGACTATTTACTTTTACGCACAGACACGCGGATTCCATCTGGTCGACAGCCCCTATCCGGAACCGCCTGAAGGGGCTGTGGAAATCACCCGTGCCCAATACGCCGAACTGTTTGCCGGACAGGCAACGGGCAAGGTCATCAGCGCCAGTGCCAGCGGGCAACCCGTACTGATCGATCCGGTCATCTCCCCTGAGGTTGCGGTCAGTCATGAACGCGCATGGCGCAATGCTGTTCTTCGTGACACCCAATGGCTGGTATGGCGTGACGCGGAAGAGCTGGAAGTCGGCGAGGGCACGACGCTGCGCACTGAAGAGTTCAAACAGCTACTCGCCTATCGGCAGGCATTGCGCGACTGGCCCGATGATCCGGAGTTTCCGGATGCGCGCGCCCGCCCGGTAGAGCCGGATTGGCTGGAAGGTCTGCTGCGAGCAAACAACTGA
- a CDS encoding phage tail protein codes for MDYPKSVPSVGLVNGQFADEEPIAGKPGSLIPAAWGNGVTQEILSVVQAAGMTPNEGNTHQLLDALRSPALFTTAAQFDVSRSAATAEFVQRALGSSASSRGISGAAQLTVADVGCSIGLGGIAAYTVTLPDAVPLPSGATIRLHCRNVAGITVASKTGTQISPQGAYLGSITMNAGESATFVRESGVWVVYGTAALKYSAAYGAQFATTGWQKFPSGLIVQWVVGGSDANGNMTVSLPTMFPNAVLGGIANEANPAGWGTANVTVWAFDLGASNTTTAVARVRSVLASSVKPDPGISGRILVWGR; via the coding sequence TTGGACTATCCCAAGAGTGTGCCCAGCGTCGGGCTGGTCAATGGACAGTTTGCCGATGAGGAACCGATCGCCGGAAAACCCGGCTCGCTGATTCCGGCGGCGTGGGGCAATGGCGTCACGCAGGAAATTCTCAGTGTCGTCCAGGCCGCCGGCATGACGCCGAACGAGGGGAACACTCATCAACTGCTAGACGCATTGCGCAGCCCGGCGTTGTTCACGACAGCTGCACAATTTGATGTCAGTCGCTCTGCCGCAACCGCCGAGTTTGTTCAGCGGGCGCTGGGCAGCTCCGCCAGTTCGCGTGGTATTTCCGGTGCAGCCCAACTGACGGTGGCCGATGTCGGCTGTTCGATCGGCCTGGGCGGAATTGCTGCTTACACGGTGACGCTGCCGGACGCGGTTCCGCTGCCCAGCGGCGCAACGATCCGCCTGCATTGTCGCAACGTGGCAGGGATCACCGTTGCCAGTAAAACCGGTACGCAGATCAGTCCCCAGGGGGCCTATCTGGGTTCGATCACGATGAACGCCGGCGAGAGTGCGACCTTTGTCCGGGAATCCGGTGTCTGGGTGGTTTATGGCACCGCCGCGCTGAAATATTCGGCGGCCTACGGGGCTCAGTTCGCTACGACGGGCTGGCAGAAATTTCCCAGCGGTTTGATCGTGCAGTGGGTGGTAGGGGGCTCCGATGCAAATGGCAACATGACGGTGTCGTTGCCGACGATGTTTCCCAATGCGGTCCTCGGTGGTATCGCGAACGAGGCCAACCCGGCGGGTTGGGGCACCGCCAACGTGACTGTCTGGGCGTTCGACCTGGGAGCTTCCAATACAACCACGGCTGTTGCCAGGGTTCGCAGTGTTCTGGCGTCAAGCGTGAAGCCCGACCCGGGAATTTCAGGACGCATATTGGTTTGGGGGCGATAA
- a CDS encoding phage tail assembly chaperone, protein MARYARIENGVAVEVIDTGDFAIEQLFAPAFVAAMVPVPVGTNIEIGARMVETPPAVEPAYEPQTPAVTTLSVFEDNEPLMAERTWRQSALATTEWRVTRHRDEQELGRGTTLKAQQYLELLEYRQALRDWPDSGAFPSSVSRPSAPHWLAGQTG, encoded by the coding sequence ATGGCCCGTTATGCACGTATTGAAAACGGTGTCGCGGTCGAAGTGATCGACACCGGTGACTTCGCGATCGAGCAACTGTTCGCACCTGCTTTCGTCGCGGCGATGGTGCCGGTGCCCGTTGGCACGAATATCGAAATCGGCGCGCGAATGGTCGAGACACCTCCCGCTGTCGAGCCTGCATACGAACCGCAAACCCCTGCTGTCACCACGCTCTCCGTATTCGAAGACAACGAGCCTCTGATGGCGGAGCGTACCTGGCGTCAGTCCGCACTGGCTACCACCGAATGGCGGGTCACCCGCCATCGCGACGAGCAGGAACTGGGACGCGGGACAACACTCAAGGCCCAGCAATATCTGGAACTGCTCGAGTACCGCCAGGCCTTGCGCGACTGGCCAGACTCCGGCGCATTTCCTTCCTCCGTTTCGCGGCCATCAGCGCCGCATTGGCTGGCCGGTCAGACTGGCTGA
- a CDS encoding tail fiber assembly protein, protein MFNYLFDGSGALSGPVEFFVTPGIGIQLPSNAVELSFELPAPETGRIWALINGVPREVIDRRGPVFRKEGGGQQIWNELGELPDTLTAQPWPGEFHVWRENAWQPDQQARLLNISQQALEKRDTLLRDAVLRIAPLQYAEDIGDASHDEQLHLIEWKLYSVELNRIEKQAGFPEEITWPAVPGATVTR, encoded by the coding sequence ATGTTCAATTATCTGTTTGACGGCTCGGGCGCCTTGTCCGGGCCTGTCGAGTTTTTCGTGACGCCCGGTATCGGTATTCAACTGCCCAGCAACGCGGTTGAGTTGTCGTTTGAATTACCCGCGCCTGAAACCGGTCGCATCTGGGCGTTGATCAATGGTGTACCGCGAGAGGTGATTGATCGACGTGGTCCGGTCTTTCGCAAGGAGGGTGGCGGGCAACAGATCTGGAATGAGTTGGGCGAGTTACCCGATACCTTGACAGCGCAGCCTTGGCCCGGGGAATTCCACGTGTGGCGCGAAAACGCCTGGCAACCGGATCAGCAAGCCCGATTGCTCAACATCAGCCAGCAGGCGCTGGAAAAGCGCGACACGCTGCTTCGCGACGCAGTGCTGCGCATTGCGCCTCTGCAATACGCCGAAGACATCGGCGATGCCAGCCACGACGAACAACTGCATTTGATCGAATGGAAACTCTACAGCGTCGAGCTGAACCGCATCGAAAAACAGGCCGGTTTCCCGGAAGAAATCACTTGGCCGGCTGTGCCCGGCGCAACCGTAACCCGCTGA
- a CDS encoding phage tail protein, translated as MDYPKSVPSVGLVNGRFVDENPVAGTPGSLIPAVWGNGVTQEILNVITGAGMTAAEADTGQLFKAIQSIVGNASPMRSVVTRLAASKTLADSELGLVLIDGGSSAVTVTLPPANASLGIRDVIVRRMDNSGNRLIVQASGSDRIRFHTHLSPSGYPFLVLMGGGDWWQLRSDAAGSWWPVGRFDNTPLGRPFFETTTLLSPGGYGALNGTVMKRVEWPWLWDHAQLSGMLGTEAARAGNEGKWTSGDGAATFRGPEGRGEFLRVLDEGRGVDTGRAMGSFQVGSTHSYAMGANGAGAVGAWWSDALTGFGADTREEPQYVSGLINGGPVFPAGTSYQRDTANALLLAFKSRPRNIAYPGRIKLI; from the coding sequence ATGGATTATCCAAAGAGCGTCCCCAGCGTCGGCCTGGTCAATGGCCGCTTCGTCGATGAAAACCCGGTGGCGGGAACCCCCGGGTCGTTGATACCGGCGGTTTGGGGCAACGGCGTTACACAAGAGATTCTCAACGTGATCACCGGCGCCGGGATGACTGCCGCCGAGGCTGATACCGGGCAGTTGTTCAAGGCCATTCAGTCGATTGTCGGTAACGCCAGTCCGATGCGTTCGGTAGTCACGCGGCTGGCGGCTTCCAAGACGCTGGCCGACTCGGAGCTGGGCCTGGTACTGATCGATGGCGGTTCCAGTGCCGTGACGGTGACGTTGCCGCCGGCGAACGCCTCGCTGGGTATACGCGATGTGATTGTTCGGCGCATGGACAACAGCGGCAACCGCTTGATCGTTCAGGCGTCGGGTTCCGACCGCATTCGTTTTCACACTCACCTGTCACCCAGCGGCTACCCGTTTCTGGTGTTGATGGGCGGCGGCGACTGGTGGCAGTTGCGCAGCGATGCTGCCGGTAGCTGGTGGCCGGTCGGTCGATTTGACAACACCCCCCTTGGCCGGCCGTTTTTCGAGACGACAACGTTGCTCAGCCCCGGTGGTTACGGCGCGCTCAACGGCACGGTCATGAAGCGTGTCGAGTGGCCGTGGCTGTGGGATCACGCTCAGCTATCCGGAATGTTGGGCACCGAAGCCGCGCGCGCGGGCAACGAAGGTAAATGGACGTCGGGCGATGGCGCGGCGACCTTCCGTGGGCCGGAAGGGCGAGGCGAGTTTTTACGGGTTCTGGACGAGGGCCGTGGCGTGGATACAGGTCGTGCCATGGGCTCCTTTCAGGTCGGGTCGACTCATTCGTATGCCATGGGTGCAAATGGTGCAGGGGCGGTTGGGGCGTGGTGGTCGGACGCCCTGACGGGTTTCGGTGCCGATACCCGCGAAGAACCCCAATACGTGTCTGGACTAATCAACGGTGGCCCTGTCTTCCCCGCCGGTACGAGCTACCAGCGAGATACTGCCAATGCGCTGCTATTAGCCTTCAAGTCTCGCCCTCGCAACATCGCCTATCCCGGCCGTATCAAACTCATCTGA
- a CDS encoding phage tail protein: protein MIVIQELHQIDGELRPAQPSAAHDWDGEQWVVNPEKVALLEQQETERLCTRVDAVADSARTALAGDPLKALEYAQAAIDAQAFQDAGYPKKEVPLSVAAWVAKGRSAKQSAEQILDKAAQLSENLLTLRTVRLKAKSQIRAYANKSQMDQARAAADEALQAIRELTANSNL from the coding sequence ATGATCGTTATTCAGGAACTTCATCAGATCGATGGCGAGTTGCGTCCTGCGCAACCATCCGCCGCCCACGACTGGGACGGTGAGCAGTGGGTCGTCAATCCCGAGAAAGTCGCGCTGCTGGAACAGCAGGAAACCGAACGCCTGTGCACCCGGGTCGATGCCGTCGCCGACAGCGCCCGCACCGCGCTGGCCGGTGATCCGCTCAAAGCCCTCGAGTACGCCCAGGCGGCCATCGATGCTCAGGCCTTTCAGGACGCCGGTTACCCGAAAAAGGAAGTGCCGTTGTCCGTCGCTGCCTGGGTTGCCAAGGGCCGGTCGGCGAAACAGTCGGCCGAGCAGATCCTCGACAAGGCTGCCCAACTCAGCGAGAACCTGCTGACCCTGCGAACCGTGCGCCTGAAAGCCAAGAGCCAGATCCGTGCGTACGCGAACAAGAGCCAGATGGATCAGGCTCGCGCTGCCGCCGATGAGGCGCTGCAGGCCATTCGTGAACTGACGGCCAACTCGAACCTGTAA
- a CDS encoding phage tail protein gives MDYPKSVPSAGLVNGKFVDENPLTGTPGSLIPADWGNSVTQEILSVIKAGDLTPDEKKYDQLLQAIQTVTAKGWNQDLALPLAALPLPTVATTDARMPITPAAASTSGGRVSVPAGIYVSIGQEVVAGQLGRSRTCVTPAWSSADLLPSSHYFLRAQVIGGVLSFYTQRGTIYDVTPDSLKGTLNGAAGGGFQSSVLDICLAWVVTGAPGSVPAVRAIYNRARLTWTQTLNGTGAVFLPLDPHARAARLVVGNPTPSSTAITTVAFPSTGWAGGNYSYLSPVSTGVFNNAGGWNPATAQPCVIFTSNIVNDVTVSTLTASFDHANVRSLWQSYQAEHNLAQASADSDELLLSMGIKSHPVTDYIAGIPINFSEAVNVQLSWELIR, from the coding sequence ATGGATTATCCGAAGAGTGTGCCCAGCGCCGGTCTGGTGAATGGGAAGTTTGTCGATGAAAACCCGCTGACCGGCACGCCGGGGTCGTTGATTCCGGCGGACTGGGGCAACAGTGTCACGCAGGAAATTCTCAGCGTGATCAAGGCTGGGGATCTGACCCCGGACGAGAAGAAATACGATCAGTTGTTGCAGGCGATTCAGACGGTGACGGCCAAGGGCTGGAATCAGGATCTGGCGTTGCCGTTGGCGGCGTTGCCTTTGCCGACCGTTGCCACGACGGATGCGCGGATGCCGATCACTCCGGCTGCGGCTTCGACCAGCGGCGGGCGGGTATCGGTGCCGGCGGGTATCTACGTCAGTATTGGCCAGGAAGTGGTGGCCGGTCAGTTGGGACGCTCTCGCACTTGCGTGACCCCGGCCTGGAGCAGCGCTGACCTGTTGCCCAGCTCCCACTACTTTCTGCGGGCGCAGGTGATTGGCGGTGTACTGAGTTTCTATACCCAGCGCGGGACTATCTATGACGTGACGCCGGACTCCCTGAAGGGCACGCTCAACGGTGCTGCCGGCGGTGGTTTCCAGAGTTCTGTGCTGGACATATGTCTGGCCTGGGTGGTCACTGGCGCGCCAGGTTCGGTGCCGGCGGTGCGCGCGATCTACAACCGGGCACGCCTGACCTGGACGCAGACGCTCAACGGCACGGGGGCAGTGTTTCTGCCGCTGGATCCTCATGCCCGCGCTGCACGGCTGGTGGTGGGTAACCCGACGCCTTCGTCGACCGCCATTACGACGGTTGCGTTTCCTTCAACTGGATGGGCGGGCGGCAACTACAGCTACCTTTCGCCCGTATCAACAGGCGTTTTCAATAATGCAGGGGGCTGGAATCCTGCCACTGCACAACCGTGCGTCATCTTCACTAGCAACATCGTCAATGACGTTACGGTCTCGACACTGACCGCCAGTTTCGATCACGCCAATGTGCGCTCGCTCTGGCAGTCCTATCAGGCCGAACACAACTTGGCACAGGCCAGCGCCGACAGCGATGAACTGTTGCTGAGCATGGGCATCAAGAGCCATCCGGTGACCGATTACATCGCCGGTATTCCGATCAACTTTAGCGAAGCTGTGAACGTGCAGCTGTCGTGGGAGCTCATTCGATGA
- a CDS encoding YmfQ family protein, with the protein MGGIRTAAQYQAQLRALLPSGPAWDPERVPELEEVLQGVAVELARLDARAADLLNEMDPAGVSELVPDWEQVMNLPDPCLGATPLFDDRRLAVRRRLLAVGSQAIGYYLEIARSQGYPNATITELEAPRMGRSRFGAAHWGTWEAQFMWTLNTGGRLLLGRRFGASYWGERFGVNPGSALECMIHRAAPAHTKVHINYD; encoded by the coding sequence ATGGGGGGCATAAGAACCGCCGCGCAATACCAGGCGCAGCTTCGAGCACTGCTGCCCAGTGGGCCGGCATGGGATCCGGAGCGGGTGCCGGAGCTTGAGGAAGTGCTGCAGGGCGTCGCCGTCGAACTGGCACGCCTCGATGCTCGCGCCGCCGACCTGCTCAACGAGATGGACCCGGCCGGCGTCAGCGAACTGGTGCCGGACTGGGAACAGGTGATGAACCTGCCCGACCCGTGCCTGGGCGCAACGCCGCTGTTCGATGACCGACGCCTCGCCGTGCGCCGCCGCTTGCTGGCCGTCGGCAGCCAGGCCATCGGTTACTACCTGGAAATCGCCAGAAGCCAGGGTTACCCCAACGCCACCATCACCGAGCTCGAAGCCCCGCGCATGGGCCGTTCGCGTTTCGGCGCCGCGCATTGGGGCACCTGGGAAGCGCAGTTCATGTGGACGCTCAACACCGGCGGCCGCCTGCTGCTCGGCCGGCGTTTCGGTGCGAGTTACTGGGGCGAGCGCTTCGGCGTCAATCCGGGCTCGGCGCTCGAATGCATGATCCACCGGGCGGCACCGGCGCATACCAAGGTGCACATCAACTATGACTAG
- a CDS encoding baseplate J/gp47 family protein, with product MPFETPSLPVLIKRTQSDLAGDSLRQSDAQVLARTLGGAAYGLYGYLDWIAEQILPDTADESTLERIAALRLNQPRKPAQVATGNVSFNATAGAVLDVDTLLQSSDGRTFKVTAARTTVNGVNSTSIAALDAGSLGNAEAGLALTPVQPITGVVGSSFVVLAPGLNGGVARESLESLRSRVIRSYRVIPHGGSASDYETWALEVPGVTRAWCRGGLLGPGTVTVFIMRDDDPQPVPNDEQLAEVQDYIEPLRPVTAEVHVQRPIQVPVVYRFKSVNPDTTAVRAAIEAQLRDLHNREADLGVPLLISHIREAISSAGGEYDHILTAPAADVSAAKSELLTFGGCVWGA from the coding sequence ATGCCGTTTGAAACCCCTTCGCTGCCGGTGCTGATCAAGCGCACCCAAAGCGACCTGGCCGGCGATTCGCTGCGCCAGTCCGATGCGCAAGTCCTGGCCCGTACACTCGGCGGCGCCGCGTATGGCCTGTACGGCTATCTCGACTGGATTGCCGAGCAGATCCTGCCCGACACCGCCGATGAATCGACCCTGGAACGCATCGCCGCGCTGCGCCTGAACCAGCCGCGCAAACCGGCGCAAGTGGCCACCGGCAACGTCAGCTTCAACGCGACGGCGGGCGCGGTGCTGGATGTCGATACCTTGTTGCAGTCGAGCGACGGTCGCACCTTCAAAGTCACCGCCGCGCGCACCACCGTCAATGGTGTTAACAGCACCTCCATTGCAGCGCTTGATGCCGGCAGCCTGGGCAATGCCGAGGCCGGTCTGGCGCTGACGCCGGTGCAGCCGATTACCGGTGTGGTCGGCAGCAGCTTTGTGGTGCTGGCGCCGGGGCTCAACGGTGGGGTGGCACGGGAAAGCCTGGAGTCGCTGCGCTCGCGGGTGATTCGCTCCTATCGCGTCATCCCCCACGGCGGTTCGGCCAGCGATTACGAGACCTGGGCACTGGAAGTGCCGGGCGTGACTCGCGCCTGGTGCCGTGGCGGCCTGCTCGGACCGGGCACGGTGACAGTGTTCATCATGCGTGATGATGATCCACAACCGGTGCCCAACGACGAACAGTTGGCGGAAGTTCAGGACTACATCGAACCGTTGCGTCCGGTGACGGCGGAAGTGCATGTGCAGCGACCGATTCAAGTGCCTGTGGTGTATCGCTTCAAGAGTGTCAACCCGGACACCACCGCTGTGCGCGCTGCCATCGAAGCGCAACTGCGTGACCTGCACAACCGTGAAGCCGATCTGGGTGTGCCGTTGCTGATCAGCCATATCCGCGAAGCCATCAGCAGCGCCGGTGGTGAGTACGATCACATCTTGACCGCACCGGCCGCTGACGTGTCTGCCGCTAAAAGCGAATTGCTCACGTTCGGAGGATGCGTATGGGGGGCATAA
- a CDS encoding phage GP46 family protein, with protein MLFSQNLHAALTRAVLISLFTWRRAADDDALDDEERYGWWGDTFPTVADDRIGSRLWLLRRVKLTRQTQMDAEFYAREALQWLIDDGHCSAIDIISERLDAQRLNLRTVLTLADGERLDINPDNSWQVIYAV; from the coding sequence ATGCTCTTCAGTCAAAACCTTCACGCCGCGCTGACCCGCGCCGTGCTGATCAGCCTGTTCACCTGGCGCCGCGCGGCCGACGACGATGCCCTCGACGACGAGGAGCGTTACGGCTGGTGGGGCGACACCTTTCCGACCGTAGCCGACGACCGCATCGGTTCGCGGTTGTGGCTGCTGCGCCGGGTCAAACTGACCCGCCAGACCCAGATGGACGCCGAGTTCTATGCCCGCGAAGCCTTGCAATGGCTGATCGACGACGGCCATTGCAGCGCCATCGACATCATCAGCGAACGCCTCGACGCCCAGCGCCTGAACCTGCGTACGGTCCTGACCCTGGCCGACGGCGAACGTCTGGACATCAACCCCGATAACAGTTGGCAGGTGATCTATGCCGTTTGA
- a CDS encoding phage baseplate assembly protein V encodes MSLLTRLLARGTVVLASSASKLQSLQMRLTAGEVNDDMEHFEPYGFTSHPLAGAEGVVTFLGGDRSHAIALVVADRRYRLQSLAAGEVAIYTDEGDKIHFKRGRIIDIETSTLNIRASTAVNFETPVINQTGKIVSKGDQVAGSISQIKHVHVGVQAGSGQTGAPAGGQ; translated from the coding sequence ATGAGCCTACTGACACGCCTGCTGGCGCGCGGCACTGTCGTGCTCGCCAGTTCGGCCTCCAAGCTGCAATCGCTGCAAATGCGCCTCACCGCCGGTGAAGTGAACGACGACATGGAGCACTTCGAACCCTACGGCTTCACCAGCCATCCGCTGGCCGGTGCCGAAGGCGTCGTCACGTTTCTGGGCGGTGACCGTTCCCACGCCATCGCCCTGGTCGTCGCCGACCGCCGTTATCGCCTGCAATCGCTGGCGGCCGGCGAAGTGGCGATCTACACCGACGAAGGCGACAAGATCCACTTCAAGCGCGGGCGGATCATCGACATCGAAACCTCCACCCTCAACATCCGCGCCAGCACCGCCGTGAACTTCGAGACGCCGGTGATCAACCAGACCGGCAAGATCGTTTCCAAAGGCGATCAAGTGGCCGGTAGCATCAGCCAGATCAAGCACGTGCACGTTGGCGTGCAGGCGGGCAGTGGCCAGACCGGCGCGCCGGCGGGAGGTCAGTGA